A window of Primulina tabacum isolate GXHZ01 chromosome 4, ASM2559414v2, whole genome shotgun sequence contains these coding sequences:
- the LOC142541437 gene encoding uncharacterized protein LOC142541437 isoform X1 codes for MNPVFSSSFVAINELIGVVLSLIIGSLVKHLLHHQSELQPAKDWCQKYHRYRYMMITASSQLDMISSSSPFGRCIPNHPFVTSCIGAESSDYTDLWVHHPQRQASLDTKANHNDDNNNSNGHEHGNYNKNNGHGSRLGEKWARAREMVFSWERSSGKSSNVSPTPSVEIPCLVGVSSLVQKWRGFEVDAKGSGRSNPNNVVVPAPAPAPSVSDDSIGDWESDRTAVSGPPSSRGRDSDATENERLRVADIIRKLTDDRISCDPLPHVRTSSDQSEQRCFSPVINSPRMVRGRQAFQDLFLKIERDRHNELRGLEACKAVSKYSHRGRIQALLRVRFLRRGLEVREGRQSNGAPPDPKRLTQPAIFHIRERFNSSVSSCREAVDPTSVAENVSTSGQEEIENTKEEVVHSKSTPRVGTDNIMDKESSITSKEYSFDHASHEARENVQQNSPQLFGAAHLPLPDKASQDSSSEESNHGFLAMKPEEVTNLQVTEANYELLGDSAEECGSPHLAESEVSHPEAGWEEGTSRDWICEVSRPRGDWEDLRKARYQEMLDPFSENEEIRSLLQRGTVSNFLSSGLREQIDQVMLSRAQGQLTLTSNQTQEEQLPWEKARDKDSEVAISEEGEAEDEVEDAQDEERGEFGIYYDEYEETESSIGQQYNDDLDRTTSTPPPSWPQHGGHDVSDYSYPVASSSTYQSLSSTPYSQDHNPSSTIHSANEMDLLYDLKGHMDQLHQEISELRRLIKCCMTMQMKLQRSIKQEVAITPSHPDDKNGQRNRVSRGRCYICYKRQVNSLLYRCGHMCTCLKCAQELQQGGGKCPICRAPIMDIVQPDLHF; via the exons ATGAATCCAGTATTTTCTTCCTCATTTGTTGCAATTAATGAATTGATTGGAGTGGTTTTATCCTTGATTATTGGATCATTGGTCAAACATTTATTGCATCATCAATCGGAGCTGCAGCCAGCAAAAGATTGGTGTCAGAAATATCATCGTTATCGTTATATGATGATAACAGCGTCTTCCCAATTGGATATGATCTCAAGCTCCTCTCCATTTGGTAGATGCATCCCTAATCACCCTTTCGTCACCTCATGCATTGGCGCCGAGAGTTCTGACTACACCGATTTATGGGTTCACCATCCTCAAAGGCAAGCCAGTTTGGACACCAAAGCCAACCACAACGACGACAACAACAACAGCAATGGCCATGAACACGGCAACTATAATAAGAACAACGGCCATGGCAGCCGCCTGGGGGAGAAATGGGCTAGAGCTCGAGAAATGGTCTTTTCTTGGGAGCGTAGTAGTGGGAAATCATCAAATGTTTCTCCGACGCCATCGGTAGAGATTCCATGTTTGGTGGGTGTCTCTTCCCTGGTGCAGAAATGGCGAGGCTTCGAGGTCGATGCTAAGGGCAGTGGCAGGAGTAATCCGAACAATGTTGTTGTTCCTGCGCCTGCGCCTGCGCCATCTGTCTCGGACGATTCCATTGGAGATTGGGAATCCGATAGAACCGCAGTCAGCGGTCCACCTTCTTCTCGAGGCAGGGATTCTGATGCCACGGAGAACGAGAGGTTGAGGGTGGCGGACATCATCAGGAAATTGACTGACGATCGAATTTCCTGCGATCCATTGCCTCATGTTAGAACCTCGTCTGATCAGTCGGAGCAGAGGTGTTTTTCTCCTGTCATAAATTCACCGCGTATGGTCCGGGGCCGTCAGGCATTTCAAGATTTATTCTTGAAGATTGAGCGTGATAGGCACAACGAGCTCCGAGGACTTGAAGCCTGTAAAGCAGTTTCCAAATACTCTCATAGAGGCCGCATACAG GCtttgcttagggttagatttcTACGTCGTGGCCTGGAAGTCAGAGAGGGTCGTCAATCAAATGGAGCACCACCTGATCCAAAAAGATTAACACAACCCGCCATTTTCCATATAAG GGAGAGATTCAATTCAAGTGTCTCCTCATGCAGAGAAGCAGTGGATCCTACTTCTGTGGCGGAAAATGTATCCACATCCGGCCAAGAAGAAATAGAAAATACGAAAGAGGAAGTTGTTCACTCAAAGAGTACGCCGAGAGTAGGGACAGATAACATCATGGACAAAGAAAGCTCTATAACTTCGAAAGAATATTCTTTTGACCATGCTTCCCACGAAGCTAGAGAAAATGTACAGCAGAACTCACCACAGTTATTTGGTGCTGCACATCTCCCTCTCCCTGATAAAGCAAGTCAAGACTCGAGCAGTGAGGAAAGTAACCATGGCTTTCTAGCAATGAAACCTGAAGAGGTGACAAACCTGCAGGTTACAGAAGCCAATTATGAGTTGTTAGGAGACTCTGCTGAAGAATGTGGTAGCCCACATTTAGCAGAAAGTGAAGTTTCTCATCCAGAGGCTGGATGGGAAGAAGGAACAAGTAGAGACTGGATTTGTGAGGTATCACGCCCTCGTGGTGATTGGGAAGATCTCAGGAAAGCAAGATACCAAGAGATGCTTGATCCTTTCTCGGAAAATGAAGAGATCCGTTCACTGCTTCAAAG AGGAACCGTCTCTAATTTTCTTTCTAGTGGTCTGAGGGAGCAGATAGACCAAGTCATGTTGTCTCGTGCTCAAGGGCAGCTAACGTTGACAAGTAATCAGACTCAAGAAGAACAATTGCCCTGGGAGAAAGCTCGAGACAAGGACTCGGAAGTTGCAATATCTGAGGAAGGAGAAGCAGAGGACGAAGTAGAGGATGCGCAAGATGAAGAAAGGGGCGAATTCGGTATTTATTACGACGAGTATGAAGAAACTGAAAGCTCAATCGGACAACAATACAATGATGACTTGGATAGGACCACATCCACACCCCCACCTTCATGGCCCCAACATGGAGGTCACGATGTGAGTGATTATTCATATCCAGTTGCATCTTCCTCGACGTACCAATCTCTTTCATCCACTCCTTACTCACAAGATCATAATCCATCCAGTACAATCCATTCTGCAAAT GAAATGGACCTCTTGTATGATCTAAAAGGGCACATGGATCAACTACATCAAGAGATATCTGAACTGCGAAGATTGATAAAATGTTGCATGACCATGCAGATGAAATTACAACGTTCCATAAAGCAAGAGGTAGCCATAACCCCCAGTCATCCAG ATGATAAGAATGGACAACGAAATCGAGTTAGTAGAGGGAGATGTTATATATGCTACAAAAGGCAGGTCAATTCTCTTCTATACAG ATGTGGGCACATGTGCACATGTTTGAAGTGTGCCCAAGAATTGCAGCAGGGTGGCGGAAAATGTCCAATATGCAGAGCGCCAATAATGGATATTGTCCAACCCGATTTACatttttga
- the LOC142542518 gene encoding uncharacterized protein LOC142542518 isoform X2: MDFFKLKKFRNARKPDDKNVNHDQPVRQPEELRNGDCDVLGKSVHVDSTNAEMEDDDDDFITNEVKKRLKELKRNSFMVLIPEESSPVDEDEEEEEGGTSACEWRDVEAEGRQFWSGFDAVYDIYCERMLFFDRSIAQQLLEVGSQLLSTPPPRSSSRKLSSPLGCLSLRKFEGLKEENKHLQQPFNDPLEDLETAYVAQTCLAWEVLHCQYTQLNQKISSQPESSTSYNYSAQQFQQFQVLLQRFIENEPFEVGLRPEIYFRARKSLPKLLQVPKIQGFDGQNTGEDASDIMVLASDFTRIMECSILSFLQFVKMDKKKSSSSRNLFGTQNQMTTPVEQIQISLEKKAMKLKELRKRSKGYKKKSREDMDMVLGVVDVKVLSRVLRKSKISKEQLFWCEEKMKKLIIADGKLQRDPSPLIFPC; the protein is encoded by the exons ATGGATTTCTTCAAACTGAAGAAGTTTAGGAATGCCCGCAAACCAGATGACAAAAATGTTAATCATGATCAGCCAGTGAGACAGCCAGAGGAGCTCAGGAATGGGGATTGTGATGTATTGGGTAAGTCAGTTCATGTTGATTCTACAAATGCTGAAATGGAAGACGACGACGACGATTTTATAACCAATGAGGTGAAGAAGAGGCTGAAGGAGTTGAAAAGAAACAGCTTTATGGTGTTGATACCCGAGGAAAGTTCTCCTGTAGACGAGGACGAAGAGGAGGAAGAAGGGGGTACCAGTGCTTGTGAGTGGAGGGATGTAGAAGCAGAAGGGAGGCAGTTTTGGTCTGGTTTTGATGCTGTGTATGACATATATTGTGAGCGCATGCTGTTTTTTGACCGCTCAATTGCCCAACAACTGCTAGAAGTTG GATCTCAATTACTTTCAACTCCACCCCCAAGATCTTCATCTAGAAAGCTTTCTTCTCCCCTTGGGTGCCTTTCTTTGAGAAAATTTGAGGGATTGAAAGAGGAAAACAAGCACTTACAGCAGCCATTTAATGACCCTTTGGAAGATCTTGAAACTGCATATGTGGCTCAAACGTGCTTGGCTTGGGAGGTGCTACACTGCCAATACACTCAGTTGAATCAGAAAATATCTAGCCAACCTGAAAGCTCCACCTCCTACAACTATAGTGCTCAGCAGTTTCAGCAGTTCCAGGTTCTGTTGCAAAGGTTTATTGAAAATGAACCTTTTGAGGTGGGTTTGAGGCCAGAGATCTACTTTCGAGCAAGAAAATCTTTGCCCAAACTTCTTCAGGTCCCAAAGATCCAAG GTTTTGACGGGCAAAACACCGGAGAAGACGCATCAGATATTATGGTACTTGCCTCAGATTTCACTAGGATAATGGAATGCTCAATCTTAAGCTTTCTCCAATTTGTTAAGATGGACAAGAAAAAATCCAGCAGCTCGCGTAATTTATTTGGAACTCAAAACCAAATGACTACACCCGTTGAACAGATTCAAATTTCTCTTGAGAAG AAAGCAATGAAACTGAAAGAGCTGAGGAAACGGAGCAAGGGCTATAAAAAGAAATCAAGAGAGGACATGGACATGGTGCTTGGGGTTGTAGATGTGAAAGTATTGTCAAGGGTTCTCCGGAAATCGAAGATTAGCAAAGAGCAACTATTTTGGTGCGAAGAGAAGATGAAGAAGTTAATTATAGCTGATGGAAAGCTGCAGAGAGATCCCTCCCCCCTCATTTTTCCTTGTTAG
- the LOC142541340 gene encoding uncharacterized protein LOC142541340, producing MAASTGCFGMRGRCVHPQEHRKAIKLVKFDGEVRIYDRPIKAGELMDEFPKHMVCRSDCFYIGQKIPALPQHHRLQPGHNYFLLPANIFQSTFTFASFLRCSSKFGAAAFQIEKTPGGSLRIKLSEEYGQQQELDAGMDKTLIITTPQLRKDYEQLVVLMRRNQWKPKLDTIAEKKSKHSSRSKRKTRKKESSVLF from the coding sequence ATGGCGGCCAGTACAGGTTGCTTCGGCATGAGGGGGCGGTGCGTGCACCCACAAGAACATCGAAAGGCCATCAAGCTGGTAAAGTTCGACGGCGAAGTGAGGATCTACGACCGGCCCATCAAAGCCGGGGAGCTGATGGACGAGTTCCCCAAACACATGGTGTGCCGCTCCGACTGCTTCTACATAGGTCAGAAAATCCCGGCTCTCCCCCAACACCATCGCCTTCAGCCCGGACACAACTATTTCCTTCTTCCTGCTAACATTTTCCAGTCCACCTTCACATTCGCTTCGTTCCTGCGCTGCAGCTCCAAATTTGGCGCTGCCGCTTTtcaaatagaaaagactccGGGAGGGAGTCTCAGAATCAAACTATCCGAAGAGTACGGTCAACAGCAAGAACTGGACGCGGGGATGGATAAAACATTAATCATCACGACCCCGCAGTTGCGCAAAGACTACGAGCAGCTGGTTGTCCTCATGCGACGAAACCAATGGAAGCCGAAGCTCGATACCATCGCTGAGAAGAAGAGCAAACACAGTTCCAGGAGCAAACGGAAGACGAGGAAGAAGGAATCGTCAGTTTTGTTTTAA
- the LOC142541438 gene encoding peroxidase 7, with protein sequence MGIDFSYATLLLLSLLVVMISGGRGNEYEYDDPLSFSYYQSSCPSLENIVQEKVKHWLEKDPTLAPALIKLHFHDCVVRGCDASILLNHKGSERRANVSKSLRGFEVIDDIKAEVEKKCPKTVSCADILTSAARDATVSAGGPFWMVPYGRKDGRISLHKEADSVPMGHERITDLVELFQSKGLNVLDLVVLSGAHSIGRCNCDAIQYRLFNYKGTGRPDPSIDPKYLNFLRRKCRWASEHVELDAVTPHKFDVQYYKNIQKKMGILSTDQLLYSDSRTAPLVSTLASQSSAFNHQFAASMVKLGNIQDYLVDENGEIRHNCNHVN encoded by the exons ATGGGGATCGACTTTAGTTACGCGACGCTTTTATTGTTATCGTTGTTGGTGGTAATGATTTCGGGTGGACGGGGAAATGAATACGAGTACGATGATCCCCTGAGTTTTTCGTATTATCAAAGTAGCTGCCCTAGCCTGGAAAATATCGTTCAAGAAAAGGTTAAACATTGGCTCGAAAAAGACCCCACCTTGGCTCCTGCTCTCATCAAGCTACACTTTCATGACTGCGTCGTTCGA GGATGCGATGCTTCCATTCTTCTAAACCACAAAGGGAGCGAAAGAAGGGCTAATGTCAGCAAGTCCCTCAGGGGATTTGAGGTGATCGACGACATCAAGGCCGAGGTGGAGAAGAAATGCCCCAAGACCGTGTCATGCGCCGACATTCTTACATCAGCTGCGCGAGATGCCACTGTCTCAGCAGGCGGTCCGTTCTGGATGGTGCCTTATGGTAGAAAAGATGGTCGAATATCTTTGCATAAAGAGGCCGATTCGGTTCCTATGGGCCACGAGAGAATCACGGACTTGGTCGAACTATTCCAATCCAAAGGATTGAACGTACTAGACTTGGTGGTCCTTTCAGGGGCACACAGCATCGGCAGATGCAACTGCGACGCTATACAGTACAGGTTGTTTAACTACAAAGGAACCGGCAGACCCGATCCCTCCATCGACCCCAAGTATCTCAACTTCTTGAGAAGAAAATGCAGATGGGCATCGGAACATGTGGAGTTGGACGCTGTAACGCCCCACAAATTCGATGTTCAGTACTACAAGAATATTCAGAAGAAAATGGGGATCCTATCCACCGATCAATTGCTCTACTCGGATTCAAGGACCGCGCCTCTCGTCTCCACTTTGGCTTCCCAATCATCTGCCTTTAACCATCAGTTTGCAGCTTCCATGGTCAAGCTTGGCAACATTCAGGACTATTTAGTTGATGAAAATGGCGAAATTCGACACAACTGCAATCATGTCAATTAA
- the LOC142541437 gene encoding uncharacterized protein LOC142541437 isoform X2 translates to MNPVFSSSFVAINELIGVVLSLIIGSLVKHLLHHQSELQPAKDWCQKYHRYRYMMITASSQLDMISSSSPFGRCIPNHPFVTSCIGAESSDYTDLWVHHPQRQASLDTKANHNDDNNNSNGHEHGNYNKNNGHGSRLGEKWARAREMVFSWERSSGKSSNVSPTPSVEIPCLVGVSSLVQKWRGFEVDAKGSGRSNPNNVVVPAPAPAPSVSDDSIGDWESDRTAVSGPPSSRGRDSDATENERLRVADIIRKLTDDRISCDPLPHVRTSSDQSEQRCFSPVINSPRMVRGRQAFQDLFLKIERDRHNELRGLEACKAVSKYSHRGRIQALLRVRFLRRGLEVREGRQSNGAPPDPKRLTQPAIFHIREAVDPTSVAENVSTSGQEEIENTKEEVVHSKSTPRVGTDNIMDKESSITSKEYSFDHASHEARENVQQNSPQLFGAAHLPLPDKASQDSSSEESNHGFLAMKPEEVTNLQVTEANYELLGDSAEECGSPHLAESEVSHPEAGWEEGTSRDWICEVSRPRGDWEDLRKARYQEMLDPFSENEEIRSLLQRGTVSNFLSSGLREQIDQVMLSRAQGQLTLTSNQTQEEQLPWEKARDKDSEVAISEEGEAEDEVEDAQDEERGEFGIYYDEYEETESSIGQQYNDDLDRTTSTPPPSWPQHGGHDVSDYSYPVASSSTYQSLSSTPYSQDHNPSSTIHSANEMDLLYDLKGHMDQLHQEISELRRLIKCCMTMQMKLQRSIKQEVAITPSHPDDKNGQRNRVSRGRCYICYKRQVNSLLYRCGHMCTCLKCAQELQQGGGKCPICRAPIMDIVQPDLHF, encoded by the exons ATGAATCCAGTATTTTCTTCCTCATTTGTTGCAATTAATGAATTGATTGGAGTGGTTTTATCCTTGATTATTGGATCATTGGTCAAACATTTATTGCATCATCAATCGGAGCTGCAGCCAGCAAAAGATTGGTGTCAGAAATATCATCGTTATCGTTATATGATGATAACAGCGTCTTCCCAATTGGATATGATCTCAAGCTCCTCTCCATTTGGTAGATGCATCCCTAATCACCCTTTCGTCACCTCATGCATTGGCGCCGAGAGTTCTGACTACACCGATTTATGGGTTCACCATCCTCAAAGGCAAGCCAGTTTGGACACCAAAGCCAACCACAACGACGACAACAACAACAGCAATGGCCATGAACACGGCAACTATAATAAGAACAACGGCCATGGCAGCCGCCTGGGGGAGAAATGGGCTAGAGCTCGAGAAATGGTCTTTTCTTGGGAGCGTAGTAGTGGGAAATCATCAAATGTTTCTCCGACGCCATCGGTAGAGATTCCATGTTTGGTGGGTGTCTCTTCCCTGGTGCAGAAATGGCGAGGCTTCGAGGTCGATGCTAAGGGCAGTGGCAGGAGTAATCCGAACAATGTTGTTGTTCCTGCGCCTGCGCCTGCGCCATCTGTCTCGGACGATTCCATTGGAGATTGGGAATCCGATAGAACCGCAGTCAGCGGTCCACCTTCTTCTCGAGGCAGGGATTCTGATGCCACGGAGAACGAGAGGTTGAGGGTGGCGGACATCATCAGGAAATTGACTGACGATCGAATTTCCTGCGATCCATTGCCTCATGTTAGAACCTCGTCTGATCAGTCGGAGCAGAGGTGTTTTTCTCCTGTCATAAATTCACCGCGTATGGTCCGGGGCCGTCAGGCATTTCAAGATTTATTCTTGAAGATTGAGCGTGATAGGCACAACGAGCTCCGAGGACTTGAAGCCTGTAAAGCAGTTTCCAAATACTCTCATAGAGGCCGCATACAG GCtttgcttagggttagatttcTACGTCGTGGCCTGGAAGTCAGAGAGGGTCGTCAATCAAATGGAGCACCACCTGATCCAAAAAGATTAACACAACCCGCCATTTTCCATATAAG AGAAGCAGTGGATCCTACTTCTGTGGCGGAAAATGTATCCACATCCGGCCAAGAAGAAATAGAAAATACGAAAGAGGAAGTTGTTCACTCAAAGAGTACGCCGAGAGTAGGGACAGATAACATCATGGACAAAGAAAGCTCTATAACTTCGAAAGAATATTCTTTTGACCATGCTTCCCACGAAGCTAGAGAAAATGTACAGCAGAACTCACCACAGTTATTTGGTGCTGCACATCTCCCTCTCCCTGATAAAGCAAGTCAAGACTCGAGCAGTGAGGAAAGTAACCATGGCTTTCTAGCAATGAAACCTGAAGAGGTGACAAACCTGCAGGTTACAGAAGCCAATTATGAGTTGTTAGGAGACTCTGCTGAAGAATGTGGTAGCCCACATTTAGCAGAAAGTGAAGTTTCTCATCCAGAGGCTGGATGGGAAGAAGGAACAAGTAGAGACTGGATTTGTGAGGTATCACGCCCTCGTGGTGATTGGGAAGATCTCAGGAAAGCAAGATACCAAGAGATGCTTGATCCTTTCTCGGAAAATGAAGAGATCCGTTCACTGCTTCAAAG AGGAACCGTCTCTAATTTTCTTTCTAGTGGTCTGAGGGAGCAGATAGACCAAGTCATGTTGTCTCGTGCTCAAGGGCAGCTAACGTTGACAAGTAATCAGACTCAAGAAGAACAATTGCCCTGGGAGAAAGCTCGAGACAAGGACTCGGAAGTTGCAATATCTGAGGAAGGAGAAGCAGAGGACGAAGTAGAGGATGCGCAAGATGAAGAAAGGGGCGAATTCGGTATTTATTACGACGAGTATGAAGAAACTGAAAGCTCAATCGGACAACAATACAATGATGACTTGGATAGGACCACATCCACACCCCCACCTTCATGGCCCCAACATGGAGGTCACGATGTGAGTGATTATTCATATCCAGTTGCATCTTCCTCGACGTACCAATCTCTTTCATCCACTCCTTACTCACAAGATCATAATCCATCCAGTACAATCCATTCTGCAAAT GAAATGGACCTCTTGTATGATCTAAAAGGGCACATGGATCAACTACATCAAGAGATATCTGAACTGCGAAGATTGATAAAATGTTGCATGACCATGCAGATGAAATTACAACGTTCCATAAAGCAAGAGGTAGCCATAACCCCCAGTCATCCAG ATGATAAGAATGGACAACGAAATCGAGTTAGTAGAGGGAGATGTTATATATGCTACAAAAGGCAGGTCAATTCTCTTCTATACAG ATGTGGGCACATGTGCACATGTTTGAAGTGTGCCCAAGAATTGCAGCAGGGTGGCGGAAAATGTCCAATATGCAGAGCGCCAATAATGGATATTGTCCAACCCGATTTACatttttga
- the LOC142541439 gene encoding pentatricopeptide repeat-containing protein At1g33350-like: MLIIRLNRPIRLPHSIVVVHYSFNSWALAIKKASSSSSPLQALQLYSQLQRQSLPVDSFSILFALKSCSHFSHGINIIRHLHAHLCKLGFGANAYVATALLHAYVTQNFHDARILFGEMPIRNVVTWNVMITGFSRHGDIRDAYSFFDDMPLRDLGSWSAMIAGYMHNARWREGLSLFRKMVGDHCLNPNQMILCSVLSGCGRIGSAGLLLGKSIHGFATKNEWELNVELSTCLIDLYTKYGLLNNAFFIFNMTRDSNVVTWTTLICGAAQNGHGKEALLIFEKMMKSGATPNELTFTGILTACVQAGMVEEGRRYFRMLKECGLRPRIQHYGCMIDLFGKAGLLGDAYEVINTMPLEPNVVIWSSFLSSCKLHRQFKMAEKVTDQVMRMVRPENDGGVYSLISDLYVLSGKWSEAESLRKFMCNENVRKVRGSSCITSGFL, translated from the coding sequence ATGCTGATCATAAGACTGAACAGGCCTATTCGTCTACCTCACTCGATCGTTGTAGTCCATTACAGCTTCAATTCATGGGCACTTGCAATCAAGAAAGCTTCCTCGTCTTCTTCACCTCTCCAGGCTCTCCAACTCTATTCACAACTGCAGCGCCAATCTCTCCCTGTTGATAGTTTTTCTATCCTCTTTGCTCTTAAGTCCTGCTCCCATTTCTCACACGGCATCAACATCATTCGCCACCTGCACGCCCATCTTTGCAAACTCGGCTTCGGTGCCAACGCCTACGTTGCCACTGCGCTTTTGCATGCGTATGTCACACAGAACTTTCATGATGCACGTATTTTGTTCGGTGAAATGCCCATTCGAAACGTAGTAACATGGAATGTAATGATCACCGGATTTTCGAGACACGGAGATATTAGAGATGCTTACAGCTTTTTCGATGATATGCCACTTAGAGACCTTGGTTCCTGGTCTGCTATGATTGCTGGTTACATGCATAATGCCCGCTGGAGGGAAGGATTATCGCTTTTTCGCAAGATGGTTGGTGATCATTGTCTTAATCCCAATCAAATGATCCTGTGTTCAGTTTTATCAGGTTGTGGGCGTATCGGTTCTGCCGGATTACTGTTAGGAAAATCCATACATGGGTTCGCCACTAAGAATGAGTGGGAATTGAATGTGGAGTTGAGCACCTGTTTAATTGACTTGTATACAAAATATGGGCTTCTAAACAATGCTTTCTTTATATTCAACATGACAAGGGATAGTAATGTGGTGACCTGGACAACCTTAATTTGCGGCGCTGCACAAAACGGTCACGGAAAAGAGGCGCTGCTCATCTTTGAGAAAATGATGAAATCTGGAGCAACTCCTAATGAGTTGACATTCACAGGGATACTTACTGCCTGTGTGCAAGCAGGTATGGTAGAAGAGGGCAGGAGGTATTTTAGGATGCTCAAAGAGTGTGGACTGAGACCAAGGATTCAGCACTATGGCTGCATGATCGATTTGTTTGGTAAGGCAGGTTTGTTGGGAGATGCATATGAGGTGATTAACACGATGCCTTTGGAGCCTAATGTGGTTATTTGGAGTTCTTTCTTGTCATCTTGCAAGTTGCACAGGCAGTTTAAGATGGCCGAGAAAGTGACTGATCAGGTGATGAGGATGGTGCGGCCGGAAAATGATGGAGGGGTTTATTCACTTATCTCTGATTTGTATGTGCTGAGCGGTAAGTGGAGTGAAGCGGAGAGTTTAAGAAAGTTTATGTGCAATGAAAATGTGAGGAAGGTTCGAGGATCCAGTTGCATCACAAGTGGATTCCTGTGA
- the LOC142542518 gene encoding uncharacterized protein LOC142542518 isoform X1 produces the protein MFTRGKEMWNARRGIDRGCATISFMDFFKLKKFRNARKPDDKNVNHDQPVRQPEELRNGDCDVLGKSVHVDSTNAEMEDDDDDFITNEVKKRLKELKRNSFMVLIPEESSPVDEDEEEEEGGTSACEWRDVEAEGRQFWSGFDAVYDIYCERMLFFDRSIAQQLLEVGSQLLSTPPPRSSSRKLSSPLGCLSLRKFEGLKEENKHLQQPFNDPLEDLETAYVAQTCLAWEVLHCQYTQLNQKISSQPESSTSYNYSAQQFQQFQVLLQRFIENEPFEVGLRPEIYFRARKSLPKLLQVPKIQGFDGQNTGEDASDIMVLASDFTRIMECSILSFLQFVKMDKKKSSSSRNLFGTQNQMTTPVEQIQISLEKKAMKLKELRKRSKGYKKKSREDMDMVLGVVDVKVLSRVLRKSKISKEQLFWCEEKMKKLIIADGKLQRDPSPLIFPC, from the exons ATGTTTACACGGGGAAAAGAAATGTGGAATGC GAGAAGGGGCATAGATCGCGGCTGTGCAACGATTTCATTTATGGATTTCTTCAAACTGAAGAAGTTTAGGAATGCCCGCAAACCAGATGACAAAAATGTTAATCATGATCAGCCAGTGAGACAGCCAGAGGAGCTCAGGAATGGGGATTGTGATGTATTGGGTAAGTCAGTTCATGTTGATTCTACAAATGCTGAAATGGAAGACGACGACGACGATTTTATAACCAATGAGGTGAAGAAGAGGCTGAAGGAGTTGAAAAGAAACAGCTTTATGGTGTTGATACCCGAGGAAAGTTCTCCTGTAGACGAGGACGAAGAGGAGGAAGAAGGGGGTACCAGTGCTTGTGAGTGGAGGGATGTAGAAGCAGAAGGGAGGCAGTTTTGGTCTGGTTTTGATGCTGTGTATGACATATATTGTGAGCGCATGCTGTTTTTTGACCGCTCAATTGCCCAACAACTGCTAGAAGTTG GATCTCAATTACTTTCAACTCCACCCCCAAGATCTTCATCTAGAAAGCTTTCTTCTCCCCTTGGGTGCCTTTCTTTGAGAAAATTTGAGGGATTGAAAGAGGAAAACAAGCACTTACAGCAGCCATTTAATGACCCTTTGGAAGATCTTGAAACTGCATATGTGGCTCAAACGTGCTTGGCTTGGGAGGTGCTACACTGCCAATACACTCAGTTGAATCAGAAAATATCTAGCCAACCTGAAAGCTCCACCTCCTACAACTATAGTGCTCAGCAGTTTCAGCAGTTCCAGGTTCTGTTGCAAAGGTTTATTGAAAATGAACCTTTTGAGGTGGGTTTGAGGCCAGAGATCTACTTTCGAGCAAGAAAATCTTTGCCCAAACTTCTTCAGGTCCCAAAGATCCAAG GTTTTGACGGGCAAAACACCGGAGAAGACGCATCAGATATTATGGTACTTGCCTCAGATTTCACTAGGATAATGGAATGCTCAATCTTAAGCTTTCTCCAATTTGTTAAGATGGACAAGAAAAAATCCAGCAGCTCGCGTAATTTATTTGGAACTCAAAACCAAATGACTACACCCGTTGAACAGATTCAAATTTCTCTTGAGAAG AAAGCAATGAAACTGAAAGAGCTGAGGAAACGGAGCAAGGGCTATAAAAAGAAATCAAGAGAGGACATGGACATGGTGCTTGGGGTTGTAGATGTGAAAGTATTGTCAAGGGTTCTCCGGAAATCGAAGATTAGCAAAGAGCAACTATTTTGGTGCGAAGAGAAGATGAAGAAGTTAATTATAGCTGATGGAAAGCTGCAGAGAGATCCCTCCCCCCTCATTTTTCCTTGTTAG